TGGGATAATGGTGGCACAAAGCTTGGCACAAAGCCTGCACAAGCtgtctgcacacaaacacacaactggtACCACTGGCTTACCCTGCAGCACAACTTTGTTTGATCATTAAATATGTGCACGCACTCTCTCTTACCATCTGACAGGAATGTccaaagaagaagcagaaaagagaaaagagaaagttaGAGAAAACCACACAAAGTTGACATGCAGGAACTTTTTCCCTCCGGAAATCAGCGAGTTTGGACGCGGAGTGAATACATGTACAATGTTTGAGTTTTACTGCATGTGGGAAACTCTATGTAAGTGATCATTATGgtttcaccatggcaacaggttTATAGCAACATTGACACATGTTTCTCAGCTGAGTACAAGTGAGGCAGTAATCACACTGACATGGATGTTTGTAAGTCTGTGAGTCAGTCATATGATCCAAAACactgaaggaaagaaaggcCTGACACAAAGTTTAGACACATCAGGcttatgaaaacaacaacagtactTACTACGCCGCTCTGAGACTTGGTCTTAATATCCAGCTTAAGAATTCCATAGCCTGCAGAGAATGGACGattgggaattaaaaaaaaaaaaaaaaaggaaaataacttACATCCTTGTATTGAACTGCTTGGCTCTAAGACAGCTGCAGGAAATATAAACATCCTGCTTTAAAACTGACACCGAACAGACTAAGTTTTCTCTGCTATCAGCCCACCTTCAGCTTTTATTCATccaaaacagtaaaaataaaagaattgtAGGAATTTGTCGATGTTACCATAGCCCTTGTTGAAGATGTCTTTGGCAGATTTTCCCAAGTCAGAGTACGAAGGCGGGACGGCCATTGTGCCTGcggaaacatacacacacagtgtcaatTCGTTTCACTGTAGTGAAACGCACATACAAACGGATATATTGCTGCATTGACCTGATTGATTGCTGGTCAAAGGGATACTCAATTTAGCAATTTAGTAATGCACTTCCTTCCAAGTTGCAGGGTTTACATGAGGTTGTGGAATATATGCAGAATTTATGTGGCAGCAATATCCATATTTTTTGTCCTTAGTATGGGTTGGAACCAAATGTGTTGCCTCCTACATGTTGATGCAGCTTTGACAGTATTTGTTCATTAGGCCATATCTATTTATTAAACACCAACTTTTTCTGGATTGTCATGCACACAATCCAATGCGGAGCAGCGCTCCCTGTGAGGACAAGACTGATCGAGCAGCTTTTTAAACCAAAAAGCGTAGCTTTTTTTTATGGCAAATACAAACGGCAGTAAACATCAGTATACCTATTTGCCTTAATTGAAAAACCCTTTCTATCTGGAGAGGGCCTGTCTACGTGCTCATGATATACAGCTTCTCTCCTCCCCCACTGATTGCCTCGCAGAAGTCCATTAAAAAGCATCAGAGGCTGTTTAACTAGCAGAATTGTTTCTCTTTGAAGGAGGGACAGCACACGTGACGTAGGAAATGTCTAAAATGACCAGAGAGTCACCCAACAAGAAATTTCTGCTGCAATAATCACAGCTGCATTTAAcataataaacaataacaaccTGCTTATGCTCTGCTTTTTCtccaaagagaaagaaatacaatATGTAGGCTGGGTAAAGAAATACTATGCAAGCTGATGCAGTAGTGCTAACataagcagcagcaggtttggtTAGTCAGCAACTACAGGTCCTATACACCACTGCACTGCACCGGAGTGCTTCAGACAGTCATCAGGGTCCCGTgggtcagagtgtgtgtgtatgtgtgtgtgtgtgtgtgcccaagAGACAGAAGACATTTTTGGCAAGTTGACTTTGCAGGAACATTCAGCACACCCTCCATTCACGCAGCCTAAACCTGGATTAATATTTCACTGCAGGCTCACCTACTTAATCTTATCTAGCTTATCGTgtctgcagagaggaggaaatgcaTTAATGCAGCAATGACTGATGATCTAAACCATCAAAATGCTTTCATTGATATCCAAGAATTGGAAGGTAAAAGGTAAAGATCTAAAGTCTATATTGACAATGTAGCCATGTTTACAATCCAGGGACCCTGATGATTTATTATCTGACGTTCTACAAACACAACCACCAACTCACCATGTCCCTTGGGTGTGTGGTGCCGACATGCCACACAGTTTCCTTTGTTATCTGCCTGCATGTGCTTTGCTTTCTTGTCCTCCTGCACCATATTCCTCACTTCTTTCTCTGCCATGTCTCTTCAGACGAGGGAAGCACAAGGGGGGGACAATGGGAAACTTTGGCAAATTGTACTGCACTGTTTTGACAGTAACAGTGCACAATGTGTGCGCTTGTCCTTAGCATGCTTCATTAGCATGTGGTCAGAAGTCTCTTTTCTATGGACTATTGCATGAACTATTGCATCACATTGTACAGTACGTGCAAAGGCCAGCAGATGATGTACACATGTGCTCAATGcacaacatttcaacaaaagGCCCCTATACAGCCCTTGTACAACACTGAAAGAGGGCATTTTTATTAGACAAAGAATGCTGATTAGCTAGATGAATGAAACAAGATTACACGTTCAGAGCGCAGCACATCATACAGGTAAGCATCCTTCTTCGAGAGTTACCTCAGCAGGATATGATGATAATGACTTTCTTTCTGTTTAACACACAGAGCTCCAGCTAATCCATCAGGACTGTGTTGGTTTGCTTTATATGAGTAACAGTATTTGAAACATAAGCAGACAACATCAAAACTCTCTTCTGGATTTGCTTCATTTTGCTAAACTCTGatctccatctctctcacacacaaacaccacaataAGTcgcagtgtgtgtgggtgttaaaaaaaaaaaaaaaaaagtccttgtCATCTCTGCTCTTCATTTATCAAACGCTCAGCAACTGTACACCAGTTGATCTGCATTTTGCTGAACACATGAgattcctgtcctgtcctgtctttGTCAATTCACGCTCCTTCTCAACTCTGTGCCTCGTCACAGCCCCCCAGCACGAGGTCCTTTTTGACTCTTTCCCACCTCCACTTCATCTGTCAGTCAGAACAGTTGGCTCTATATTTAGCCCAGGTGAACCTGACACTATAACACATGTGACTGGGGTTTCAGCATGCGTCCTCCCCCAGGTTCAGACTATTGAAACCCCCCACAGAAATGGATGTATTTGTCTGTGCTTTACCTCGTGGTTTATATACAAACACTCTCCTCCCACTTATCTTAATGCTTTCATGAGCCATGACCATGGAGAGAACCTTGAAAGAGCTCAGAGGTCAAAAGGATATTTAGATTCAGAGTGAAAGGAAaaccacaatcacacaaacaacagaatAGTGGTTGTGGTTGTCAACAAGAAGTAGTATATTTAGATGAAACTTTGTTTGCTATATTCAATTAATTGTATTAGAGCCCTGCTCTCAAAAATACAACCATTAtgtcatataaaaataaaataattttgaattgaCAACATTCTCAGTTATGACTTCATCTGGCTAATTAAATACCTGCTTCTTCTCCGACTGAGTATTTGTGTTACATCATATAAACACCTAATCCTGATTGTGACTATGTCTACAACTTCCTATAATCATTATTGAGAAATTCAATCTTAAATTTAAATCTAAACACTCTTTTGCCCTGTCTGTGAAACTGATCACTATCGATGATTGTATCAGACCTAAAAGTGTTTACTTCGTGCTGATACAAACTGGAAAATCAGTTGGTATCAGTTTCATGTGTTTGTAAAGGTGTAGCCACTGTTTTCACACTTTCTAAAGTATAAATGTTTAATCGATTGCAAAATTAGCACGGATCACGCCCTGTCCTACTATCTAAATGTTACCAACAATAACTTCAAGATGTGTATATTTGTTGGTAAACTGCACTAATGGCACAGGCTAATATAAAGTGAACAGATATTAGACCCTTTAATAATGAATAGAAGCAAAAGGGCTATAAAACTGTAAACAGACAGTTACCCAACACCGACTGGACCCAATGATAACACAAGTAAGGTGTGTGTTGTCATAGAacagaaagagtgtgtgtgagagagagataaggTCAAGTGCAGTTGGACACACCAAACCAATTTATGGCTTGAATGCTATGTGGCTGATCATCATGCAATCATGTATACTTCTCTCTATGTTCCACTTTGAATGCTTTCTTCAAAACATACATCCTCCTGTTGCATGTCGGCACCTGCTCACCAACAGGCATTGGTCATTTGACGCTTAGTGCCTCACCCTATATAATTTCTAATATGATGTCCTGAGTCAGTCTGGCGTTTAATCATCAGGGCTGATTTCAGGACGGTGGATAGCGACGTCTTAGAAAACAAATACATCGAAAAATACCTCGTTGTTCATATACATAGTTGTTCATATACATAGTGCCTCTTGTGAAACCTTCATAAAAGATATTTGGCACTTTGTCGCCCTGTCCCATAAATGGACGAGTATTTTTATCTGCCGGCTGTGTCCAcctctgctttgctttgttaGTCTGTGTGGCTACAAATACAGCTGCACCTACCTTTCTAATACACAATCTATATTTTTGAACTGAACTAAATGTCGCACCACAGTGCTAAAATTGCGTTTCTTGGAAAGCTTTGCGGAGAATGGGAACCCTGTGTCCCGTCTGGAAAGCACCCATCGCAAATCACTTATGATTAACAAAACTTCATTCGTTGACGCATTCGGTTTCAGGCACTTTATACATGTGCATCTGAAGTAACTAATGAGATAGACAGGCCTGGACTGGCATTAAAGCCCTGCCATGCCTGTCTGCTTCACTCCCaccgctgtgtgtgtgactcatgTCTCACTGACAGGCAAAAGCCTATTGACAACAGCTGTGGTGtcgtgcagacacacaaaacaagacaagaacTTATCTAAATGATCAACTACGTTATTTCTGATATCTCTTACCTTTGATTTGTGGGGCGGAGTGTGCAGAGTTGGTGGACGCTGTTCGTACCGGAGCACCGTGAAGGAGAAAGCAGAGACGGACAGACTGGGCAGGCGCGATCAGACCTTCGGCCGAGGGCGGGGCTGTTGTGTAATTGACATTGAGGAAAAAACTTGTCAAACTGTGACATACGAGCTTAGTTCACGTGTGTCATATATGTGGGCATAATATGGTCATCGTGTTCAGATTATTCCCAAGAAGGTCTTAGTGTCCTAGAGGCTGGTTTGGTAGTGTTATAGCAATATCTGTcttttgtaaaagtgttttggAGTAGGCTTTATCATATCGTAAAGGTAACATAAGCTGCACTACCTTGATGCGTTTCACATCAGATAAAGCATATTTTGTCTAAGCTGACATGAGAACTCTTTCTGACGTTCATAATTTTAAATAAGTACATTGACACAGCAAGTCAGAAATGTGTAGAAGTAACATAGCTGTAATATAACTGTCTCTGCAATGCTAGCAtctaattatatatttttagtaTATATATTATGATTACTGCTAGTATGAAACAATCCCGAGTCAcaaataagactttttttttattattattttttagtgTAATAAGACTCTCGAACCACTTGGGGGGAAATGACCTCCAGCTTATATCGCTTATAAACAAGGAGTATATTTGCCGGCGGTCATTTCAGATTGTACAGAGCCCCTAAAGTCccagaaagtttttttttttttatcttatacGCACAAGATAATAATTTCATCCCTAAAGATAATAACTTGTGcgcacaagataaaaaaaaaacttttgggaCTTTCGAGGCTCCGTAATCTTCAACCATCTcactcaccaaaaaaaaaaaaaaaaaaaaaaaagactattcaaataaatcaatgaatggCGCCATGTTTTAAACTTACCTGAGAAATTAACGAATTATTCAAAGCTATAAACGTGGTCTTCAAACATAACCTGTTCTCTAAAGACAATTATCATGTGAGAACAATATGACTATCTTTTTCTCACATGATAATAACTTTTTCCCACAAAATATTAACTTGTGTGCacaagataaacaaaaaaacatcccacCTTTTGGGACTTTGGGGGCTCCGTAAATATATTAATGTTAAAGAGTTAAAGAGATGTTCACcacacagaaatacagctgCTAGAGCTCAATCCGCTGCAAAAGAGGCGCTGCTGAGCACCTACCAAAGCAGGAAATGTCTCCTATGTTTTGTTCCTAAAATTGttcctgtaaaataaatgtCGTGCTTTTATCATTAATATCACCATTATTGTAAATGTGATTGTCAGCAGTCACTTTGATGGCCGTTCTCCAAACTGATGCGCCATATCTGTGATCGATACTGTTATTACTCCACAGCTGTGTCAGTTTCTTATTTAAACCTGTCGATTAAAGGgtttatatacatttttgaaCGCATAATATAATCCCAGTCTTTCTCTTCGTCTCCCCTTCTCCTTCCGCCTCCTCTTTTCTGTCGGATCTATTTCTATACGCGGCTGCGCCGTTGTCATGGTGAGCACTACTTAAACAAGCGTCATCAGCGCGCGTGAACACAATCCTCACCGGATAAACAAGGCGGCGTTAAAGgtaaacaaatcaaatccaCTCCTCCAGGAAACTTCGTCGGTTAGAGTTGTTTGGCCGACgtgactttgtttgtttgtttgtttgtttaaaggcCGGCTGTGGGTCGTTTCTGAGCAGGAATTCGTCGACACAGCGTGTGTTGATCACCCGACTTTACAAGCTAATGGAGCTTCGCTACAGCTGGACGCCGTCGTTTTGCTAATAGAGAGGGAAGAAACAACGactgactcattcattcattcgacCAACCAATATGGACACTGATCACTGATAGAAGCACTTCTGCACAGCCGTATACAGTCAGTCTGTGTGATCTGGTTCATGAGCAGGTTCAACAGAAGGTGGGATGAATTACAGTCTTgtttttttagagaaacacaagaaacttgacACACAAAGCTTAACACAAAGCAATAGTTACCTATCACTGTGAGAAATATATGTGCTTGACTGCAGCCTAGTTTTTTTAACTTTACAGTATACATCTTCAGATGTGTGAGGGGCCGTCATCGATTTCTGGGCCAATTCCTCCAGATCcttctctgtttcctcagtACTACAGACGACCTGCTTCAGGTTGGATGTGACCATGTTGTTTTGTATGGAAATATGTGTTGATGTCAGTAATGTGAATTTCTCTAGTAAGATAGCTCTCTCAATGTTGTTAGATATTACAGCTGTAAGGCCATTGACGTTccataatgaaaacattattataTGATATACATTTTGGCCCTAGGTAACattactgtgttttgttttgtttgtttgtttttttgtttacttcttcAGCTCGTGGGCGTTTAGAGGGAAACCGTGATGGGACTTTGGCCCTCCTCCCTGGGCCACTTGCTCCAGATCCTGTGTTGTACCCTGGCTGCTACAGTGCTCGTGCCCCAGCACATCCTCCACGTGTTGGACCAAATGCTTCTCATATTTTGGAACGAGGACAAAGAGGCATAGTGGGGGAGCTACTCAAATTAGATGGTTTTTCAGTCCTTCCTGTTCCAAAACAGAGTAAGTATTGATTTTCTGATTTATAATGTtctacttaaaaaaacaaacaaacaagcttaCTTTATCTCAAAGGATGGTCCGTcagaatttaattttattaaaaattttcAAATTCCTGTGTTATTAACACAGCAAACCTGCAGAAAATTAAATAGCATCTTTTATTCTGGCCTTTAGAACAGCGAGTACATGACTTTAGTAAAGAGAATGTCCGTCGTCTCCGGGAGGTTCAGAGGCGATGCAAGGAGCAAGAAGTTGAGAGAGCGCAATCTCGTCCGGTTCCAGTCAAAGCTCTTTGGACCTCCTCCAAGTACGAGAATGTCCCTTCTAGGGTCATGGCACAGCTGCAGGTAAGGAATGTTACTGCAACAGTTGGAAGTTggtgaaaaggtgaaaagaaagaaacctttTGATACAGATATTTCCtctggatttcttttttataacATTTCTTCCACACAGGTTTCAAGTCCAACTGTCAAACCCCAATGTCAAAAATTTCTGAAGGCCCACTCTAATGGTGGATTTACTGTCCCACAAAAACCACAGGCCAAAGCTTTGCAACGCCCTGCGTCCTCCAACTCTGCAGATGACCAGGATTTGCAAGTGAGAATTAGCAATAAATATTTACTCTTTGAGAAACAGTCATATACTCAAATAAGCGGTGTCGTTTATAGATCAggtttttttcatgttaaacAGAGGAGAGAATAAAGTGGAAGAATAGCACTTGAAATTGTTgtattaaccctaacccaacctgGGTTATTCAATATATAAagataagttttttttttaggttgtgttatatatcatatataacatcaattttaatgttttatattaGTGTTACATACATCATTATTTTTGAATACAGTTACAGGTGAAAGGTCAGAATATAGacttcataaaacacaatgCGAGAGCTGCAGGAAAAACTGTGCTGCGGCGGTCCCAATCACAGCCAAGCCTAAGAGATAAGCCTGTGCCCAGTGCAGTTAAAGGAAAGGTGCCTCTGTAGTGAGTACTTGTACTTTATtacctttgttttctgttttttaactgcTTTCGCCTTTCCATTCCCTGATATTGCTCATCTGTTTTCTCTATCTCACATTTAATTCTATTTAAACACTCATACACTCACAGTCTTGAGGAGAGGAAACAGCAATGGCgtaaagaggaggaagagaggaggaggaacacaCCTGATCCAACAATACCAGCTGGTCATACACTGATGCCTGAGAATGAGAGACAGGAGACACTGAAATCCCTCAAAGAGAGTATGTCTCAATTTCTCTTAATCACTGTCCTTACATTTATAATGACAACATACACTTAATGTAAACTATAATGTGAACATATAACAGCCTAACACTTTTGTTGCTGATCTTCCCTTAGCTCATCGCTCCCTGGTGACTGAGCTGCTGTCACTCCCCCTCAAAGCTGACAATCTGAGCCTCCGTTCACGAAGAGCTCGCCTTGATTGTCGTCTTTCTGAAATTGAAGAGGCAATTAAAATATTCTCCAGGGACAAAGTTTATATAAAAATTGATTCCTaacacaggagaaataaaagatgggagaagggaggggacATGATTTTGTAAATCCACTGCTTTATTgagattcatatttttgttttgtagttgcATCATGTTGCATAACACTGAACCTTGTATATACATTTTAACAATGCACAATAGGAAAAAACATATTAGAAATGGTTTGATTATTGCATTAAGTTAACCAGTGAGACTACCGAAGTTTAATTATTTATCAACATGTAGTTTTCTCTTGGATAAAAAGATGTGAAGGTGCTGTAAACTCCTAACTCAGTTCCTAAAGTATCCTTTGgagatgtgatttattttgttcttgtttttttgtgtaacaCTGACAGTAGGTGATTTCTGTGAAGACTCTGTATTTTACACTTGGTTTTATATTAAAAACGTGAATTGCACccagaaaaataaactgcttcatttgagtagaaaaaaaaggcaataacACGCGTCACTGCTGAAACTATGACGTATTACGCACGTTCCACCACGTCGACGTCCGTTGGTCATTGTTCTGCGTGAGCTAGCTAATGTGCTAAGGGCTAGCTGAAGATACAAAGAGGGGTGTACTTTTTTTGCATGCTTATAAGGCCATTTGAATTTCCAAAGGACGTTATATTTGGGAGCTTGTCAAA
The nucleotide sequence above comes from Echeneis naucrates chromosome 9, fEcheNa1.1, whole genome shotgun sequence. Encoded proteins:
- the enkd1 gene encoding enkurin domain-containing protein 1, which encodes MSRFNRSIHLQMCEGPSSISGPIPPDPSLFPQYYRRPASARGRLEGNRDGTLALLPGPLAPDPVLYPGCYSARAPAHPPRVGPNASHILERGQRGIVGELLKLDGFSVLPVPKQKQRVHDFSKENVRRLREVQRRCKEQEVERAQSRPVPVKALWTSSKYENVPSRVMAQLQVSSPTVKPQCQKFLKAHSNGGFTVPQKPQAKALQRPASSNSADDQDLQLQVKGQNIDFIKHNARAAGKTVLRRSQSQPSLRDKPVPSAVKGKVPLYLEERKQQWRKEEEERRRNTPDPTIPAGHTLMPENERQETLKSLKETHRSLVTELLSLPLKADNLSLRSRRARLDCRLSEIEEAIKIFSRDKVYIKIDS